A genome region from Chiroxiphia lanceolata isolate bChiLan1 chromosome 5, bChiLan1.pri, whole genome shotgun sequence includes the following:
- the LOC116787044 gene encoding LOW QUALITY PROTEIN: myeloid leukemia factor 1-like (The sequence of the model RefSeq protein was modified relative to this genomic sequence to represent the inferred CDS: inserted 2 bases in 1 codon; deleted 2 bases in 2 codons): MFGGLGRCFEEDPFFRDPFAAHHEHMRQMMRSSQSPSGGRAVAEPVRGRDRADRALQWRVHPDSWLAPRGNRRDAGFGDPFSAMDRMMSNMRNSMLEVHRKFDDLSMHPNGHTFSSSSVMTYSKVEDEPPKVFQASVQIRTPPAPGGFKETRQALKDSESGLEQMAIGHXQDWAHVIKSSKNLKTLDEKMNQEFINLDENESRGFDEEWQKEVLKFKPELEAPKYRSINYKENGSRREKLLGTGGSRVPKDSLGSLSVKGTHVPLNKSSRK; encoded by the exons ATGTTCGGGGGGCTCGGCAGGTGCTTTGAGGAGGATCCCTTCTTCAGGGATCCCTTTGCTGCCCACCATGAGCACATGAGGCAGATGATGAGGAGTTCTCAGAGCCCTTCGGGAGGGAGAGCCGTTGCCGAGCCTGTCAGAGGTAGGGACAGAGCGGACAGAGCGCTGCAGTGGAGAGTGCACCCAGACTCCTGGCTGGCTCCTCGGGGGAACCGCAGGGATGCAGGTTTTGGGGATCCATTTTCTGCCATGGACAGGATGATGTCAAACATGAGGAACAGTATGCTGGAAGTGCACAGGAAATTTGATGACCTGTCCATGCACCCCAATGGACACACGTTCAGCTCCTCCTCCGTAATGACTTACTCCAAAGTGGAAGATGAACCTCCAAAGGTTTTCCAAGCCTCGGTCCAGATTcgcaca cccccagccccgggagGTTTTAAGGAGACAAGACAAGCACTTAAGGATTCTGAAAGTGGCCTGGAACAAATGGCCATTGGCCA CCAGGATTGGGCTCATGTCATCAAAAGCTCCAAGAACTTG AAGACTTTGGATGAGAAGATGAACCAAGAATTCATCAACCTGGATGAAAATGAGTCCCGGGGCTTTGATGAGGAGTGGCAGAAGGAGGTCTTGAAGTTCAAGCCAGAACTAGAAGCTCCAAAATACAGAAGTATCAATTACAAGGAGAATGGATCAAGAAGAGAGAAGTTACTTGGAACTGGAGGTTCCAGAGTGCCCAAAGATTCCTTGGGGTCTCTCAGTGTGAAAGGAACACATGTCCCCCTcaacaaaagcagcaggaaataa